The sequence AGAATGgataacaaaatgaaagaaaaagaaaagaaaatggaagcaagagaagtaaagagaaaaaaagagacaagTCAATTTTGTCCATGGACTTCAACTGGCAGATTGTTGTGGAGGATTGCACCTAACAAGCCACATTTACATCATTAACTAATCCATGCTGGGAATAATGTAAATGACAAAATGCACttttagggattttttttaaaaaaattcttccattcaataattaaaataaaagtgttattCAAATTCACAGCATAAAAGGGTGATTTACTCATTTTGAaacatatttatagaaaaaaataagtaattttaaaatatatttatttatttgtgtagGAAAGACTGGATGATTAAGGACTTGACATGTGTCCAACAAAagttcttaaatttatatatggaGATACTAAAAATTTGccctttcaaaaagaaaatatttatactaaataaataattttgaattttttttgctaaaaacaaaTTAGAGTAACTTACgttatatgaaattaaaagtatttaagtATTTCAAATGGTGATTACTACTCGCATTCACCCAATTAATAActcaaataatttgtttttccaTGGGTTTGGTTTATGTCCCCCATGCCTTTTGTTGTTATCTATTTTGGTTGAATGATATTTCCTGGCATGTTATATGCTGATTTTCGTGAGAGGTGTCAATCTAGTTACGATTTCTTCCGTAAATCTTTTGCAACAGTCAgctttttttggttaaaaaaatgtcTATTGGTTCGGGTATCAAGTTCATCATGCTTATAACTTGCAACTTCAATCATATTTCATTTCGTTAAAAATAATACAGAATCTAGAAACAGAAAAGAAGTTCAATGATGTGAATCAACTATACAAGCACAATTCACATGTGCAAGTTCATGAGGCAAATTATATTTCGCTCTTTAGTAATTCCTGCAAAGTGAAGACAATGAGAGAATGAGTTTCATGGAAGATGACAACTTGAACATTAATCTTAGTCGTTCCTTTCATCTCAAAGGCTGATATTGTTTTACCTGTTTGGCGGCCACAACTGACAAACGCACTCTCTCTGCCTTCTTGCGTCTGCATTCTGCACACCAGCTATAAAAATCTCTTTGATATCGCTTCAACTCTATAAAAGCCGAACTGTGTGACAACATGAAGGTTGATGCATTAAGTAATTTGACCAAAACTATGCTTATAAATTTGCAATCTAAAGTCACAAGGGGACGAGTGTGAAAAATTTGCTGCTTCGGTGAATCAAGGGGCTATGTTGTGTTAATTTTCTCAAGTAGTAAAAAAAAGATGCAAATACCTTCTACACCAGAGAATTAAATTCATCCGATTCCCAGATGTTGTAGGTCTAGTGCCATGCCGGTTACGACCAGGATGAAGAATTGCGTGTCCTGGGACATGGGAATAATTGAAGGCCTCCTACAAAAGATATGTTCGGAGTTATTTAACAATGTAAATGTCTATATGAAATTCATATATTCACCactaatgtaataattttttgttaatatcaTGTTTCTAATATGTCAATACTGCTATTCAATTTCGTGATGAATAATATGAAATGTATAACTCAAATTTGTAACACATTTGTCCAGTAatgtacttaaaaaataattagtatgtTAGGATCTAATTTAGGTATGAGACTTGAGTCTCACATTAGAAGCATGAGATTTTGGTATGGGATTTATTGGGTTCTCCAACTATAATAGGTAGCTTTTGTGATGTGGTTCGAGTATAACTTTTTCAGCTTTTAGAAACAAGGGATACGGATGGGAGAACCATCCAGATCACTGAATGGGTATGAATCATCAACTGGCAGGCATTgttattttctctttgaagtttaAAACAGAATTCAGATGTATGCTGGAGACCAATGTAGTTAGATAAATTATTCagcataaatataattttcccATAATAGTAAGGTAGTAATCATACCTCTGGTTGCGTATTTGTAGTTACATGTGCATCACATCGAACACCCTGGAAGAACAGGTCTCCACCAGAAAATTCTTTTCCCAAGCAAACATTTAAGGTGACTTCTGCCTCATCCTCATGTAAGCCTGAAAAAATATTGCTCTTTAGATTTCAACAAAAGCATATATATCTAATTTGTTGGGAGGTAAACAGAAAGACAGACAGCAAAGAAAGTAAAGCACACCAGAATTGAATTCCTTTGAATGTAAGCATCAATCAAAGGTAAGCAatataagaaggaaaaagatcTAGCATAGAATTGAATTCCTTAGAGAAAAGTATCTAATAATCATGATTTGTAATGAACCAACGATTAAGGCAACAAGAGacaattttaaagtaaaagaatagaTACATTTAACTTAACGGAAGATAACCCAAAATAACCAAAGTATCATTGACAGTTAGAGTGAACTTGAATTAATTGAGTCTCCATCAAATATAGTGAATGATAGAACTCCAATTggtaaatgtaataaaagtaaatattgaACTCTGAAATCACACACAATAGAACAATACATTTACTGTCCCAGAGACAAAAAGTCTCCTATTACACAAATACACTTGTTCTCCGGAGACATTACAGAGAGTAGTATTCTCTGTCCACAAACATGAAATGACTTCACACCTGATTAGATAACCTACTATCAGATATAAAgtcagtttgtttaaactttaaaaaaatgtataaaaaaacacttttaaaaaaaatgtttttttaagaagaaaataggatttgtttttaaaaatagcaGAAAActgattattttgttaaaaaaagtgtttttcaaaaaaataaaagttttaacaAATGGGCTCATATACTCCTAATACATAACTACCGGCAATTATTTTCTACACATACTTGCCCATGATTATTTGTTCATATCAATACTGCCTGCTGAAAAATAAGCCCTGTTCCCAAGGCTGAAAGTTAGAAACTGTTTTTTCCACATTCTCTTTATCCAATTGAATAGCAATTACTTCTCCATCTTAATTTAGGGCTTCATTATCTCCCAAAATTACCAATCTTAATTGTTTCTCTGCGCATTGATGTAAGGGAGGAAACTTTTCTCCACACCTAACGCATAACCCCTTGCTTTTCCTTTCCATCAATTCTTGGCATGTTCAATGGCGCAGGCCATTATTGCTCTTTGCTGAATTTCACTGTTCACCCTCTGTTCTTCTACCTGAGAATGCCACAGATGAATTTCCTTTATTTTGGCCAGATTGGTTGATATTTGAGTTTGACCCTGGCCTAGAACGATTTTGGCTTCCACTAACCTTAATTGTAATACTTGATCCGGCATCACCTTGCGGACCATACAACCACTTTGATAGCTTTGAAACACTACTAAGATCCCATTTCTTTCTACCTCTATACTTCGTGCATATTGCCTatcttgaattcttgttttGGGTCGAACAGTTTGCAGATAATGCTGAATTTCAGGTTGCAACCCACCCAAAAAATAACCCAAATATTGTTCTTCAACTAAATGATTAACTcctcaaaaaaacaaaactaaactaACTTGTGatgagagaaattcaaatgcttctATAAACTCTTCCATCGATCCCTCCCTCTTGTTTCAACTCAGTCAGtttttgtaaaggatttttatattgtcgcccccccccccccccccccatcgtttcTCACTTCAACTTCTCCCGTGTAAGTCCATCTTTTGtttctctcaaaagattaaaccAATGGATAGTAGAATCCTCTCTTGCTATGCTTAACTTTGCTAATTTAATCTTTACATCTTCACTAATATTCTGAACTTCAAATAAGCTTTTTGCCCTTGTGATCCTGCTACACAGAAATTATAAGACAAAAAAGGCATACAAGGCATTGAGgctaaaaatataacaaaacagAATATCTAAGTATTTCATACAATCTGAAAAATCTaatgcttttttattttcttatcctTTTGTAACAGtcaaataaaagaatcaaaatctGCAAGATGACAGGTAAATGCATATTCCACATGCTTGAAACATTAAgagaatgattaaaaaatagacATGCCTGAAACATTAAACTCCATTTaggttaaaaaatattcattacaGATTCCATTTAAAGAAGTAGCCTAAGTTTGAGAAACGTACCAAGTTCCACATCCTTATTAATTCCATATTCAACAACAAAACCATGGTGAGAGTCCAGTGAGGATCCACCAAGTTCAGGgtagaaaactaaaaaaacaaaaaatcaaattgcaAAAGTGAGTCCGCATCTTTATTCAAGTTTCTTCATCACAATCATAATTTTCTAATTCATTctcaataagaaaaataaaaaataacctcGAGATATAGGTTGTATGAAATCACACATAAATCTGTCAAGCATGGCTTCAAAGGCAAAATCATCAAGAATAACaccatgtttatttttattcattgcaTTAGGTCGCATGATTCTGAGTTTGGTACCATGGACCCATCTTTCAAAATGATCCACCTAAGCAATCAAAATTTGATAAGAACATAAAACACTAATATAGAAcagataaaaatgatatatatgcatgaaaggaaaggaaagaaatGTGATACCTCAGACATcagttttttacaaaattgtgGTTGAAGCATTTCAAATGTATAAACTCCTTTACAAGGTTCAGCCATTATACTTCTAAAACTcgcttctgtgttttcttttaTTGCTCTGAGAAATGATGGTACGAAAAAGCTCTCAGCATCCATAGTAAATATCTCCTTATGCAGcggctacaaaaaaaaaaaaaaagaagtgaataACTGGTAAGATTGGAACATACAGAAAGGAGACAGCATGACTTTTATCAGTTCAGAAATTTCTAATTTTAACATGTGCTGTTAAAAGTGTAACAGAAACTATCCCATGCCACAGTTTAGGAAAAGATCAAAAGAATCATAAAATGAAAAcatcaaaataatcaatttacaaatgaacaaaaactgTCATTTTTCATGTGTTGAGAAACTTACTGGATAATTCAATATGATCTTTAGCCTGTATTCCCTCAGCTTTTGAATCTGTTGAATCGAACATAGAATAACAAACTATAGCTTATTGATTAATAAGGGGAAtataaaaacaatgaaaattttaattaattaaaaaaaaggtgcACCCAAATGCGGTCATTCTCAGGCAAATAGCGAAGAAGAATGTTCCTGATGTAGTGAAGCTTAACATCACGTGAGAGGTTGAGCATATGAGGAGGCAAATAGTGCTCGAGAGAGGCGAAGATATTAGGATTGAACTCGAATTGAAGGTCGTCATAGTTTTCGGGCTTGTGATCTCGCTTAGGGCTTATGCAAAGCCTATCGGAACCACTCCAATTCACTACTCTCACTCCCACCTGTCCACCGGAGCCGGAGGGTCCAGCTTGCTCCAACGACCTATTCTGATTCTGCGACGACATGGTCGTGATTTCACAAacgataaaagaaaagagaagaaagggaCGTCACGTAATAATACaatgctttatatttttttttatcaggtttattaattatgattaagttaatattttataatttaaaaactttatttcATCGGATACTCTAGGAGCTAGTTAAATGAATAGCTATAAcctgataaaattatttacggtTTGAGCCTATGTAGTATAATCTTTTAGGTGGATCTGTTACCTGTCTCAGTAAGTCAGTGGTATcctatttgataatattaaaagtatcttcttgttctatcatttttttaataaaaataaaataattattttataatctaAAAATTTTGCTTTGTCAAGTACATTCCAAaattaggaaaagaaaattgGGGTTAAACAATGGAATAAATCATGAtctatcatattttattatgtttcatTCTAATTTTTACAAACCAAATAATAGAGCAACTTCCCCTTCCACTATATTCCTGTTCATTTCATCCTTTGTCACCAATCCAAACATACCTAAGCACACCTCAAATTAGGATAtagaaaaatacattaatatatcaattttaatattatatataggtAAATTGgtcaacaaaataaatgtaaaacttaaattaagatatattttgccaattatatttcaaaataaatagcaTCATTatatataaggataaaatatgtttagatttcttataaaatttgaaaaatatttatttgattttcataaaaaatttcacaTTAAGTTAGTTCctataaaaatgaaagatatttttattaatcatcGATGGTATCTTCATTAGATGGTAATCCGATGTGCCTAATAAACTTACATGTGTAATtagataacaaataaattaaataaatggtgGTGATTAAACCCCACAAAATGAATCAAACAAACTCTGACGGTTAAATACctcaaaaatttatattttttcatcacTTTCTGGACAGTTTTCTCTCACTATCTAGTGAGATTAAGGGGAAGATTAGTCAAGTCAAGGGATCGTCTAACGAAATTACCATTAAGGAtcaacaaaaatgttttattttcataatgatcaaattaatataaaaaagttatgaaaacaaaattaatacttttcaaatttcatagGATCCCAAACACATTTTGtggtatatataatattatggtataaaaaatattatcttttattttagtccAATTGAATTTTGGTCCTAACATATCATTTAAGATACCATCAATaaattatctaattaattaaaataatgaaataaataagtttaggggaaattgtgaattttcaaaattatgaattaaaatgtctctgttttaaaatagaagaacaaCATACCAAGGTAAAATAGGATgtcaaaattgtattttagcCTTCTCTTTTATGTAAAACTAATAAAACTTTATtcatatgttaaatttttattattataataataataataataataataatgttatatttttctctttttatgttttgttccttattttttttatcttttttcatatctataatttattaaaaaaatattcatagattttttaataaatgatcaTTTTGGTCCTTGAATATGTAAAACAAtgataatttaatcttttaaaaaatgaaattttcgaTTTAGTCCCTAaacgtgtaaaaaaaaatgtaacaatttTATGATATTGTTAAATTTGTGAAACCATTCtgtcattaaattataatattcaagaactaatttcaaattaaattataaaatgtagatactaatttatcattaaattgtaTGAGACAAAATTGACTCTCTTTTTACCCATTCAAgcataaatcaaaatttttaatttttattctttgaagACTAGTTGTATTGTCATTGGTTTCTCTAGTTTCAGCCCCAAGCCCGACAACAACATGTTCTTTAGCAACCTCTTCTAATAAAGAGAACAAAATTAAGGAATGTGTCTTGTCCTCTTGTTTAATGAGAATCTAACCCTTGAGATTAttggattttttaaataaagatgtTTAGACTCTATTCTTTCAACAAATCCCACAATTTGATGTTCCAGAGATTAAAACAGTTATTCCCATTGTATTTCTAGAACTTGATAGTCTCAAACATCTTCTTGGATGATTAGCACATTTTCGTAATGTTTTCAATGGGTTTCTTGAGGATCACTTGATCAAATCATGAAGAATATGTGTTAAAatgtttctcttaaaaaatgcttaaaaaaatagtttgttttaCTTTCCATTTCTTTTCTAATCACATCTCATAGAGGGTCAAAGACCCCTATTTATAAAGTCTGCGGAAGTAACAGTTAAGTTTCATCTCCACTATATAAAGAGAAGAAGTTCAAGCCAAACTTCTAGTAAAAGATGACAACACTATAGAGCTTGAGCCTTGAAGGATGcaccaattaaaattttgaaacagctcGACTGCACATTGTGCATAGGTAATTAATTGGTTGCAGATTGAGACTTTGGAGCTCAACTACCCATTATCCTTGCTTTTGTTAggtatttgaagaaaaaaaaactttacctCATTCATTTGTTGACATTTGAACATGTCGTTTTTACAATTTTACTCTCCATAGCCATAAGTAACCCGATCACAAATTTATGTAGCATACATGAAgttggaaaatgaaaaagaaaaggttgcTTTGTTCTTCTATGGGACTAGGAAAAAGCTTTTTTTCGAGGGGTAGAGTTCTTGCAAAATATTGTCATGTAAGATATGGCCATTAGTTTCCATTTATGTCTGCTTTTGTGGAGCGGTGACATAAGGAAACTAGTAGTTTCCATTTGTCGATAGGAAAAATGACTATCACCTTGGATGATGTGGCATCGTTGCTGCATCTACCCATTACAAGTGTGTTCCATAGCTTTGAGCCTCTTCATATAGATGATGCCGTCTTCCTCTTAGTCGAATTGCTTAAAGTGAGCTCTGAAGAGGCAAGAGCTGagacagtacaatgtcatgggGTATATCAAAGCAAATGTGACATAACATAGTAGACTGTAGCAACTAGAACGTATTTGTTGTGTCTTCTTGGTTGCACACTGTTTGCTAACAATAGTATCACACACGTTCATGTGATATTCTTGAACTCATTTCGTGACTTGACTCAAAGTGGAAGCTACGCATGTGGAGTTACGACATTGGTACATATGCATGAGAATTTGAATGATGTGTCAAAGAGCACAACCAAACAACTTGCAGGATATATCACATTTTTACaggtaatttgattttttttttataatttatttttagttgtttactttttatattgaGAATTATGttgaatttatttgtttttaaaatatgtgcaGTGTTGGATCTACGAACACTTTCCTTCTATTGGTTCTGCTATTGTTGCTGAGGATTATAATGAGAGAAAATCACGTGCCTGTCGTTGGAAGTCTGAGAAGGCATTACCAGTATTGATGTATCTTAAGCGTTTGGATAAATTGACATTGATGTTGTGTACTGGATTTCGTACGGTGACCATCGTGCATTCAGAGAGTTTGAgattatctctttatttttcggACATATCAGATAAGGTCTATCTATTGTCATACATCGACCGGATAGGGTTGTACGACAATTTGGGTATGTGCAGTCCATTCCTCCACACTCTGTAGCTCCTTGTCTATGTATAAAAGGCATTGATGATAAATTGATTTAGTTTTCTGAATACATTGCATCGGTGGGTCAGATATGCGTAGCGCTCGCACAACGTTCATCAGACTACATGGaagtccaactaatgactttgtCAAAAATATCCAGCACAcaattgactttgtcatatcagtaaCAATGATCTTCTCATCCTTAATCAGTCAACtaacatatggatgtccaactaatgacttcgCCAATTTATGATTGTGACTTCCACAAATTAACTTCATCATCCATCATTCGCCTCCCACAACTGGTTTCTAACGCAACTTAAAGGATCACCCACATTTTATACTGTCATTACATGTTTTTACCAAATTTTTCTTCTTGGTTCTATACTGATCACTCATTTTCcaaccaattaaaacaaatgaggTCTTTCCTCTAATACCATTATTTATGTCTGACCTCATAATTGCTGCCACAAATCCAATATCATAAACAACAGATCGAGTCCAATGCAGAACATCATCACAGGTAACAAACACCTACAATGCAATCCACACAACTTTAGTCTTCAAGGAACattcatttaattactttaataacaataaatcatattaatacctgagaagtattgaacgcattagaacaatcaacatgtacTAGATTCACACCAGCTTCGTCTTCATTTTGGtcattcatatcaacttcttcagatATTATACTATCATACATCcactgatcttcgtccatcttaacaaatcattcaaaaatttcaataacaaacaaaaaacccTTAACCACACTATAATTATACTATCATataatttttgcattttttactgcatttattaatataatatattaaattaaaaacaaaaaaaataattttatgtataaattcTTTTCACATTAATATCATTTCAAGTTATACAAACTACAACTTTTAAATGAATATTCAAACTACAtctatttaaaagttttttaattaacaatcctattttttttctaattaaacaaaaaaataattttataaaaataacaaataaatttaaaacaaaattacagATCCGTAAGAAGCATACAGATTAATAATCTGTAAGTTTCATACGGATTGTTAATCTGTATGCTTCTtacagattgtcaatccgtaaaTTTTTTATGGATCACCAAtccataaattatataaaacttaaGAATTATCAATCcgtaaattttatataacttatgAATTATCAATATGTAAGTATTACACgaaaataaatcaaatcaacAACTTATCTCCACTGTTAATGGCCAAATCAACCAACGACACAACCATAACTTGCCGACGAACCACCATAAACAATGCACCTCGACTAAAGAGGACACAAGAACGAATGAAAAACTCTCAAGAAACACCTCTCACGAGAATGACgatgaaggaaaaataaaaataaaaacaaaatcgcGTGAACAAAAGTGAAGAAGGAAAACACTACTTATAACAGAGGGATATAATGgggatttttaaaaattattgggtGTACCAGCAAATCTGCAATGTCCAACGCAACTCCCTGAATaacattagaaattaaaaacagtCAATTATTAAACTATTTCCTCTTCTGTTCTTGTTACTCTATGAAACGCATGTGTATAACTTTCAACCTACATCACATTTCATCAATAGTATTATAACAACTGTCCAGCCACCATTCTAAACTTCCAAGTGTCTTCATTCTATGCAATGTTCagttttctctctctttgtattttacctttttttaacgAAAAAATGACTCACGGAAATGGGACTCTGCTGGGTTGTTTCCGGTGCTTTTGCACAGGCGTTCTAGTTTCACTAAAAACAATCCAGAAtctagaaaaagtaaaaaaagctCAATGTTGAATCAACTATACAAGGACAATTTGTGTGTGCAAGTTCACGAGGCCGATTGCATTCCCCTGTTCATTAATTCCTACAAAGTGAAGACACAGAGttagttgcatatggaagatgACAACATTAACATTAATCTTAGTCATTCCTTTCATCTCAAAAGCTGTTATTGTTAATTAGTGTTACCTGTTGGGTGGCCATAACTAATAGGcgctctttctccttcttcttgcGTCTGCATTCTCCACACCAGCTAGAAAAATCTTTCCGATATTTCTTCAACTCTCTAAAAGCCGAACTGCATGACAACATGAAGGTTGATGCATGTGTAATTGACCATAACTATGATTATATTTTGCAATCTAAAGCCACAAGGGGATATGTATGGAAAATTTTGTGCTTCATGCTATGTGAATTTCTTCAAGtagtaaaaaaaagtgatgTAAATACCTTCTACACCAGATAATTAAATTCATCCGATTCCCAGATGTAGTAGGTCTAGCGCCATGCCGGTGACGACCAGGATGAAGAATTGCATGTCCTGGAACATGGGGATAATCAAAGATCTCCTGCAAAGATATGTTCAgagttatttatttaacaaagtAAATGTCTATATGAAATTCATATACTTATTACTAATGcaataattttttgtcaatATAATGTTCTAATATTGCCATAATGCTATTCAATTTCAGTAAGAATAATATGAAATGTACAACTCAGAAATTTATAACGTATTTGTCCATTAATGTACTTAGGAAATAAATAGTGTGTTAGGATCTAATTGCAAGGCCTGAGACTTGAGTCTAACATTAGAAGCATGAGATTTTGGTATGGGATTTATAAGGCCTTGGGTTCTCCAACTTTAACAGCTAGCTGTGACTTGGTTCGAGTATAATTTTTTCAGCTTTTAGGAACAAGGGATAGGGATGGGACAACCATCCGGAACACTGAAATGGTATGAATAATCAACAAGCGGCATAgctattttctcttttaagttTAAGACATAATTCAGATATATGCTGGAGATCAATGTAGTTTGATATAAATTATTCAGCATAAATGTAGTAAACATACCCCTGGTTGGATATCTGAATTTACATGTTCATCACATCGAACACCCCTGAAGAACAGTTCTCCACCAGAAAATTCATTTCCCAAGCAAATATTTAAGGTGACTTCTGCATCATCCACATGGAAGCCTGCAAAAATATGGCTCTTTAGATTTCAACAAAAGCATATAAAGCTAATTTGTTGGGAGAGAGGTACACAGAAAGACGGGCAGCAAAGAAATTAAATCAAGATACACTCATACTATACAAAATATGTAAGCATCAAAGGTAAGCAAtacaagaaggaaaaagatCCTAGCGTAGAATTGAATTCATGAGAGAAAAGTATCTAATGCTCATGATTTGTGATGGAATAACGAGAAAGGCAACAAgagataaaatttaaagtaaaagaatagaTACATTTAAATTTAACCCAAGAAAAGCCAAAATAACCAAAGTATCATTGATAGTTAGTGAACCTGAATTACTGGAGTCTCCATAAAAAACTACAGTGAACTTCAGTTATTTTAGATGGAGGATTTGGGAGGGAAATAAGGAAGGAGGGGGATTAATTAAAAACTCTCAAATTAGAGAATACATACTTGCAATGAAAAACTTACCCTCCCAACCCTTTCCCCCCAAAACCATCCATCCCAAAAATCCTAAGGGGGGAGATCAGGTATCCTActacaaagaaataaaaaaacaaaacaggcGTATAAGGCATTGAGGctacaaaatatataacaacTGAATATATCAGTATTTCAGACAATCTGAAAAATCTAACACAATTCTATTTTCTTATCCTTTTGTCATGGTCAAATAATAGACCAAAATCTGCACGATAATAGGTAAATGTGTATACCATAAAAAGAATGATTAAAGTAGATTAATATAAAACCATAAATAGATATGCTTGAAACATTAAACTCCATTTaggttcaaaatattttttacagatTCCAGCCAATTGCATATCCACAATACGATGACCTTAGTTTGAGAAACCTACCAAGTTCCACATCCCGATTGATTCCATATTCAACAACAAACCCGTGATGGGAGTCCAGCGAGGTTCCACCAATTTCAGTGTAGAAAactatagaaattcaa comes from Glycine soja cultivar W05 chromosome 20, ASM419377v2, whole genome shotgun sequence and encodes:
- the LOC114401407 gene encoding uncharacterized PKHD-type hydroxylase At1g22950-like isoform X2, yielding MSSQNQNRSLEQAGPSGSGGQVGVRVVNWSGSDRLCISPKRDHKPENYDDLQFEFNPNIFASLEHYLPPHMLNLSRDVKLHYIRNILLRYLPENDRIWIQKLREYRLKIILNYPPLHKEIFTMDAESFFVPSFLRAIKENTEASFRSIMAEPCKGVYTFEMLQPQFCKKLMSEVDHFERWVHGTKLRIMRPNAMNKNKHGVILDDFAFEAMLDRFMCDFIQPISRGLHEDEAEVTLNVCLGKEFSGGDLFFQGVRCDAHVTTNTQPEEAFNYSHVPGHAILHPGRNRHGTRPTTSGNRMNLILWCRSSAFIELKRYQRDFYSWCAECRRKKAERVRLSVVAAKQELLKSEI
- the LOC114401407 gene encoding uncharacterized PKHD-type hydroxylase At1g22950-like isoform X1, translating into MSSQNQNRSLEQAGPSGSGGQVGVRVVNWSGSDRLCISPKRDHKPENYDDLQFEFNPNIFASLEHYLPPHMLNLSRDVKLHYIRNILLRYLPENDRIWIQKLREYRLKIILNYPPLHKEIFTMDAESFFVPSFLRAIKENTEASFRSIMAEPCKGVYTFEMLQPQFCKKLMSEVDHFERWVHGTKLRIMRPNAMNKNKHGVILDDFAFEAMLDRFMCDFIQPISRVFYPELGGSSLDSHHGFVVEYGINKDVELGLHEDEAEVTLNVCLGKEFSGGDLFFQGVRCDAHVTTNTQPEEAFNYSHVPGHAILHPGRNRHGTRPTTSGNRMNLILWCRSSAFIELKRYQRDFYSWCAECRRKKAERVRLSVVAAKQELLKSEI